A region of the Clostridium sp. AN503 genome:
TACCATACCGTCATAGCGTTCTCGATAAGTAGCGTTGTCAAAATTCTGGAAAATCCCACCGATTTGTTTATGCCCCAGTTTGATCATGTAATTGACGGCATCGTAAGCCGCTTTTTTATTGTCCAGAGAGAGGCAGTGCTCCATATCATCCTCAAAAGAACGGTTGAGATAAACATAGGGAATGTTATAGTCTGCAAGCTTCATAATGTGGGTATGTTCGCCGGTAGCAGAAGCGATAAGGACGCCAGCAATATCCATTCCAATCAGATTGTTGATAATCTGCCTTTCTTTTTCCAGGCAGTTTTCTGTGTTGCTCAGATAAATGATATAGCCTTTTTCTGACGCGCAAGCTTCCAGATAGGCTTCCAGCTTCGTATAATAAATATTGGTCAGTGACGGCAAAATCAGCGCAAGTGTCTGACGACGTCCGGTTTTTAAATTGACGGCCAGAGTATTGGGACGGTATCCCAGTTCGTCCACAGCCTGAAGAACCTTTTTTCGGGTTTCTTCTTTTAGATAGCCTTTGCCGGAGAGGGCGCGTGAAACTGTGCACACGGAATAGCCGGATTTTTTTGCTACGTCTTTGATTGTCACCATGTGTTAGTTCACCTCCTCTGAATTGGTCTGCTGACAGGCATACATAAATATTGTAAAGGTTTCTTGAAATATTGTCAAAATGAAAACAAAAAAAATATAAAAAAGTTTTAAAAATATGACATTGTGAAGAATGCATAAAAAAATAGTAAAAAAACTGTTAAAGATTTCTGGTAAAAAGTGCTTGATGAAAAATATGTAAACGTTTATACTTATTAAAGTAAATATATAAACGTTTAGCGAATGTAAAAAATCGCTAATCACCTGAAAAGGGAAAGGGGATAACTATGAAAAAAAGAGTATTAGTAGCAAGCGTTTTGACTGTTGCCATGATAGCGATGACAGCATGCAGCGGAATGCCGGGAATGGGCAACGCACAGCCGGCGGCAACACAGGCGCAGAGTGGAGGCAGCGATAGCGGTGATACAGCCGCAAGTGACGACAAGGTGTACGAATTAAAGATTTCCACTTCTCAGACAGAGCAGGCATTGATCACCAGAAACTATCAGAA
Encoded here:
- a CDS encoding LacI family DNA-binding transcriptional regulator, with translation MVTIKDVAKKSGYSVCTVSRALSGKGYLKEETRKKVLQAVDELGYRPNTLAVNLKTGRRQTLALILPSLTNIYYTKLEAYLEACASEKGYIIYLSNTENCLEKERQIINNLIGMDIAGVLIASATGEHTHIMKLADYNIPYVYLNRSFEDDMEHCLSLDNKKAAYDAVNYMIKLGHKQIGGIFQNFDNATYRERYDGMVKALSEHNLTCNPDNMLFDINPEDMGATPGRIIQLLQKPDRPEAIFACNDMTAFSIYRACYILGLRIPNHISVFGYDDCIMANFVTPPLSTVSVPVPQLAAIAVDFIHNYLETGTMIKLPTLKASLVIRNSVRNLNLD